The following proteins come from a genomic window of Proteinivorax hydrogeniformans:
- the istB gene encoding IS21-like element helper ATPase IstB: protein MEKLELIKENAKKLKLDYLDTNASKVVQDADGKSISYQQFLLNILEEEMKLKEEKAQARRLKNAGFPTLKTIEDFDLDFQKSITQRQVNSLSELEWIDRMYNLIFLGPPGVGKTHLAIALGYRAVEMGYKVSFVTMNDLMHCLKTQEISRKSKGKINKVLSSSLLIIDELGYLPISREESNLFFQLITALHEQASLIITSNKGLEDWTELLGDPALTTAVLDRITHRCELFNMSGKSYRLAHRESFFGEKPKEELEKD, encoded by the coding sequence GTGGAGAAATTGGAGCTAATTAAAGAAAATGCTAAAAAATTAAAGCTTGACTACTTAGATACAAACGCTTCTAAAGTCGTTCAAGATGCAGATGGAAAAAGCATTTCTTATCAGCAATTTTTGTTAAACATACTTGAAGAAGAAATGAAATTAAAAGAAGAGAAAGCACAGGCAAGAAGGCTAAAAAACGCTGGTTTTCCTACGCTTAAAACTATAGAGGATTTTGATTTAGATTTTCAAAAGTCGATAACTCAAAGGCAAGTTAACAGTTTATCTGAACTGGAATGGATAGACCGTATGTATAATTTAATTTTCCTGGGCCCTCCTGGGGTCGGCAAAACTCACTTAGCCATAGCATTAGGCTACAGGGCTGTTGAGATGGGGTATAAGGTTAGCTTTGTTACTATGAACGACCTTATGCACTGTTTAAAAACCCAAGAGATATCAAGAAAAAGTAAAGGTAAAATAAACAAGGTTTTATCATCTAGCTTACTAATAATCGATGAATTAGGCTACTTGCCGATATCTAGAGAAGAGTCTAACTTGTTTTTCCAACTTATAACGGCACTTCATGAACAAGCATCACTTATTATTACCTCAAATAAGGGGCTAGAAGATTGGACAGAACTACTAGGTGACCCAGCTTTAACTACAGCTGTTTTAGATAGAATCACCCATAGATGCGAGTTATTTAACATGTCAGGTAAAAGTTATAGATTAGCACACAGAGAATCATTTTTTGGAGAAAAACCTAAAGAGGAGCTGGAAAAAGATTAG
- the istA gene encoding IS21 family transposase, which yields MKRWDMFAKIKENRSRGLNKSQVARLLEIDYKTVSKYWDMEFDEFSELHKTAQSRRKKVDKYEKQILEWIKEYRDMSAAQIYDWLLEKHDELDFKERTLRLYVNKLRKEYDLPKVTSVRQYEEIEDLPMGYQAQVDLGEIWLETHDNKRVKVYCFGMVLSHSRYKFVWWSDKPFTTSTFIKAHNKAFEYFGGRPKEIVYDQDKVLVVSENNGDILYTEGFQNYLNSLKFKVYLCRKADPESKGKVEAVVKYAKNNFAKHRKFVDIESFNDDSLKWLERTGNKKVHETTKKAPAEVFALEKEHLMPIPTLFAESTDTKILTYLVRKNNTVFYKQNRYQVPIGTYSPGKEVGLSVKKDCLDIIDKDTNELIITHKIANGKGQLVTLGHPDRQKTRKYSYDEMREKVLKSLGETDKAITFIDIIRAEKSRYFKDQSNLIIKTVTSENPSLVQKAIDYCVERKLYSAGMLKDTIQYFKEEEKRQLNKKYFKADISTPSKYQDLKPEIRSIEEYTNSLKGDNHSGEIGAN from the coding sequence TTGAAGAGGTGGGATATGTTTGCCAAAATTAAAGAAAATAGGTCTAGGGGATTAAATAAATCCCAAGTTGCAAGGCTACTAGAGATTGACTACAAGACCGTATCAAAGTACTGGGATATGGAGTTTGATGAGTTTTCAGAGCTCCATAAAACAGCTCAATCACGGAGAAAGAAGGTGGATAAATACGAAAAGCAAATTTTAGAATGGATTAAAGAATACCGAGATATGTCAGCTGCTCAAATTTACGACTGGCTTTTAGAAAAACATGATGAGCTAGATTTTAAGGAAAGAACTCTAAGGCTCTATGTAAATAAACTTAGAAAAGAGTATGATTTACCTAAAGTGACGTCAGTTAGGCAATATGAAGAAATAGAAGATCTGCCTATGGGGTATCAAGCTCAAGTTGATTTAGGAGAGATCTGGCTTGAGACACACGATAATAAAAGAGTAAAAGTATATTGTTTTGGAATGGTTTTATCACATTCAAGATACAAGTTTGTATGGTGGTCGGACAAGCCATTTACAACATCAACCTTTATCAAAGCCCACAACAAAGCTTTCGAGTACTTTGGCGGCAGACCTAAAGAGATAGTTTATGATCAAGATAAAGTACTAGTAGTTTCTGAAAACAATGGAGATATATTATACACCGAAGGATTTCAAAACTATCTTAACTCTCTTAAGTTTAAAGTGTACCTTTGCAGAAAGGCTGATCCTGAAAGCAAAGGCAAAGTAGAAGCTGTAGTAAAGTATGCCAAGAATAACTTCGCTAAACATAGAAAGTTTGTAGATATTGAATCCTTTAATGATGATAGTCTAAAATGGCTAGAAAGAACCGGCAATAAAAAAGTCCATGAAACAACAAAGAAGGCACCGGCAGAAGTGTTTGCTCTGGAAAAGGAACACTTAATGCCAATACCTACCCTCTTTGCTGAATCCACTGATACTAAAATTTTAACCTATCTAGTAAGAAAAAACAATACAGTATTTTACAAACAAAACAGATATCAAGTACCCATAGGGACTTACTCACCAGGTAAAGAAGTGGGTTTATCAGTTAAAAAAGATTGTCTTGACATCATTGATAAAGATACTAATGAATTAATTATCACACATAAAATTGCTAATGGAAAAGGCCAGTTAGTAACACTAGGCCACCCAGATAGGCAAAAAACAAGAAAGTACAGTTACGACGAAATGCGTGAGAAAGTTTTAAAGAGTTTAGGTGAAACTGATAAGGCAATAACATTTATTGATATCATTAGGGCTGAAAAATCTAGATACTTTAAAGATCAATCTAACCTAATAATTAAAACAGTGACATCTGAAAACCCGTCGCTTGTACAAAAAGCTATTGATTACTGCGTTGAAAGAAAACTCTACAGCGCTGGTATGCTTAAAGATACAATCCAATACTTTAAGGAGGAAGAAAAACGACAACTTAATAAAAAGTACTTTAAGGCAGACATTTCTACCCCTTCAAAGTATCAGGATTTAAAGCCTGAAATAAGAAGTATAGAAGAATATACTAATTCTTTGAAAGGGGATAATCATAGTGGAGAAATTGGAGCTAATTAA
- a CDS encoding S8 family peptidase yields MRKRLSVMLILILTLTTFAGAALANEDDNSYVNNEKIEIIEGEMIVTISKNTGLRAQKAQEELSKHVKAIEKSGFKVKGSILGEQGESGITIRNFDDNKLERLTQSMGFVYLVDYSERYDSMSKASKALEKQLAKQGVDVEYIEPNYKLYALGTPHDDMHPNQQWHYEMINAPQTWSEFTVGSQDVTVAILDTGIDYNHESLRNLVDTNLGKNYTTSNQSDFMDRQGHGTHVAGTVASYNKVTGVAYNVTLIPVKVLGDDGSGSLFNIINGITYATDIGADIINMSLGGGGFSQSMNNACEAAAEAGTIPIAASGNNGRSSISYPANYDSVMAVGSVDSNGNRSSFSNYGDGLDLVAPGRNIYSTTPNNRYNTFSGTSMAAPHVAGVASLVRSVDSSLSTNEVINILNNTAQQAGSFYQYGHGIVDAYAAVAQAYGDTTPDPDPEVEVIGHEIRDIQTWTETRGWWWWTITEYHISADVYIILCDGTEHYHGQVSEYSSQGYPTIEKTVNGEAIAQSTNEKIPYSKDVVVEP; encoded by the coding sequence ATGAGAAAACGTTTGTCGGTAATGTTAATTTTAATTTTAACCTTGACTACGTTTGCTGGAGCTGCCTTAGCTAATGAAGATGATAACTCTTACGTTAATAATGAAAAGATAGAAATAATAGAAGGAGAAATGATCGTTACGATCTCAAAAAACACTGGCTTAAGAGCCCAGAAAGCACAAGAGGAGCTTTCTAAGCATGTAAAGGCAATCGAAAAAAGCGGGTTTAAGGTCAAAGGTTCGATTTTAGGTGAGCAAGGTGAAAGTGGTATTACCATACGTAACTTTGATGACAATAAACTTGAAAGATTAACGCAGTCAATGGGTTTTGTATACTTAGTTGACTATAGTGAGCGTTATGATTCTATGTCTAAAGCATCTAAAGCTTTAGAAAAGCAGCTTGCTAAACAAGGCGTTGATGTTGAGTATATAGAACCTAACTATAAATTGTATGCACTGGGTACCCCTCATGACGATATGCATCCGAATCAACAATGGCATTATGAAATGATAAATGCCCCACAAACTTGGAGTGAGTTTACAGTTGGTTCACAAGATGTAACAGTTGCCATTTTGGATACGGGTATAGATTATAACCATGAAAGCCTAAGAAACCTTGTAGATACTAACCTAGGGAAAAATTATACAACCAGTAATCAAAGTGACTTTATGGATAGGCAGGGACATGGAACACATGTGGCAGGAACTGTTGCAAGCTATAATAAAGTTACAGGTGTAGCTTACAATGTAACTTTAATACCAGTAAAGGTATTGGGGGATGATGGCAGCGGCTCACTTTTTAATATAATAAATGGGATAACTTATGCAACGGATATTGGAGCAGATATAATAAACATGTCTTTAGGTGGTGGAGGTTTTTCTCAAAGTATGAATAACGCATGTGAAGCTGCAGCGGAAGCTGGCACGATACCGATAGCTGCTAGCGGAAATAACGGCAGATCAAGTATCTCTTATCCTGCGAACTATGACTCTGTTATGGCTGTTGGCTCAGTTGACTCTAACGGAAATAGATCTAGTTTTTCAAATTACGGGGATGGACTTGACTTAGTTGCTCCAGGCAGGAACATATACAGCACCACTCCAAACAATAGATATAACACGTTTAGCGGAACTTCTATGGCGGCTCCTCATGTAGCAGGGGTAGCAAGCTTAGTCCGTTCGGTTGACTCAAGTCTTTCTACGAATGAAGTAATCAATATATTAAATAATACAGCTCAACAAGCAGGATCATTTTATCAGTATGGACACGGTATTGTTGATGCTTATGCCGCTGTAGCTCAGGCTTATGGAGACACAACTCCAGACCCTGATCCCGAAGTAGAGGTTATAGGTCACGAAATCCGTGATATCCAAACATGGACTGAAACAAGGGGATGGTGGTGGTGGACAATTACAGAGTATCACATAAGTGCCGATGTATATATAATACTATGTGACGGTACAGAACACTATCATGGTCAAGTTTCCGAATATAGTAGTCAGGGATATCCTACTATTGAAAAAACTGTAAACGGGGAAGCAATAGCCCAGTCTACAAATGAAAAAATACCCTATAGTAAAGATGTAGTTGTCGAACCCTAA
- a CDS encoding TrkA C-terminal domain-containing protein: MIAIIELLEDPLFLLFLIIVIGTFIGQWSIKGVGLGSSAVLFVAMVFGHFGYEISPVIQSFGLSLFIVTVGLQAGPRFFRMIRTSGVVFAIISVLVIAIAGITTFITATIMDIPPALGIGIMTGALTSTPGLAAALEATGDPTASVGYGIAYPFGVLAVVLFVQLYPKIMKVDLTQELKVKASPIKRSLTPTVMTIEVTKDSLHKRTLKELHLNKGASIVLSRVIRGNRTIVGLSDTVILKGDYLVAVGTKEDLKLLCEKIGKEIPTKLSNHDNITFRRITVESEDFAGKSLRELDLRNEYGTTVTRIERSGFEFNQSPNWRLDQGDILTVVGCETRLNETERFFSRRKLKVTNIHLFSFSLILLMGIVIGVMPIYIPSLGTINLGTAGGPLFAALIIGHFGKIGPIRARFFKPSNQVLGDIGLALFLAGAGTTAGAGVVEVIQQEGVNVLLAGAIITTVPLLGGFILGTKVFKLNIVHCFGALCGGMTSTPGLGALNGLVKSEDPAIVYAAAYPFALIFVAIMSQVLFLFL; this comes from the coding sequence GTGATTGCTATAATTGAATTGTTAGAGGATCCATTATTTCTGTTGTTTTTAATTATTGTTATAGGCACCTTTATCGGCCAATGGTCCATTAAGGGTGTAGGACTTGGCTCTAGTGCTGTATTGTTTGTAGCGATGGTGTTTGGGCATTTTGGCTATGAAATAAGCCCTGTTATACAAAGTTTTGGACTGAGTTTATTTATTGTGACAGTGGGTTTACAGGCAGGACCACGCTTTTTTAGAATGATTCGCACATCTGGAGTTGTTTTTGCTATCATAAGTGTGTTGGTTATCGCTATAGCTGGCATAACAACTTTTATTACAGCAACTATTATGGATATTCCGCCTGCACTTGGTATAGGAATTATGACGGGAGCACTTACAAGTACTCCGGGTCTTGCTGCAGCTCTTGAGGCAACCGGTGATCCCACTGCCTCTGTTGGGTATGGAATCGCTTATCCGTTTGGGGTGTTAGCGGTTGTTTTATTTGTACAACTGTACCCAAAGATAATGAAAGTTGACCTTACGCAGGAGCTAAAAGTTAAGGCAAGCCCGATTAAACGTAGTTTGACACCAACTGTTATGACAATTGAAGTAACTAAAGACTCTCTCCATAAAAGGACGTTAAAAGAACTGCATTTGAACAAAGGAGCATCTATTGTTTTAAGTAGAGTTATTCGTGGGAACAGGACTATCGTTGGCTTAAGTGATACCGTAATATTAAAAGGTGATTATCTTGTGGCAGTGGGGACAAAAGAAGACTTAAAGCTCCTTTGCGAAAAAATAGGAAAAGAGATTCCCACAAAGCTGAGCAATCATGACAACATAACCTTCCGCAGAATTACAGTTGAATCTGAGGATTTTGCTGGCAAGAGCTTACGAGAACTGGATTTGAGAAATGAGTACGGAACTACTGTGACTAGAATTGAACGAAGTGGGTTTGAGTTTAATCAAAGTCCTAATTGGCGTTTAGATCAAGGGGACATTTTAACGGTGGTAGGTTGTGAAACTAGGCTAAATGAAACGGAACGTTTTTTTAGCCGCAGAAAACTAAAGGTAACTAATATCCATCTATTTTCTTTTAGTTTGATTTTACTAATGGGGATTGTAATTGGTGTGATGCCCATTTACATTCCGAGCCTCGGAACTATAAATTTAGGAACTGCCGGAGGACCGTTATTTGCAGCTCTTATCATAGGTCATTTTGGCAAAATCGGTCCTATAAGGGCTAGGTTTTTTAAGCCTTCTAATCAGGTGCTCGGAGATATAGGACTTGCTTTATTTCTTGCAGGTGCAGGCACCACAGCAGGAGCAGGAGTTGTGGAGGTTATACAGCAGGAGGGAGTTAACGTTTTGTTAGCGGGAGCTATTATTACAACTGTCCCTCTGTTAGGTGGTTTTATATTAGGCACAAAGGTGTTCAAGCTCAACATAGTACACTGCTTCGGTGCTCTATGTGGGGGTATGACAAGCACTCCAGGACTTGGGGCGTTAAACGGCTTAGTAAAATCGGAAGATCCGGCGATTGTTTATGCAGCAGCGTACCCTTTTGCTCTTATTTTTGTGGCTATAATGTCTCAAGTACTTTTCTTATTCCTATAA
- a CDS encoding phage holin family protein — protein sequence MPELSELQIMIELLKEVMNDPMLLTFAGVWVLGYMLKKYTRIDNNFIPWIVVLSAAGLSLVIIEFSIAGFIVGAVIGYIQLGLYEQTKATMEIYKKSSYPRRHCD from the coding sequence ATGCCAGAACTTTCAGAGTTACAAATAATGATTGAACTGTTAAAAGAGGTTATGAATGACCCCATGCTTTTAACTTTTGCAGGGGTATGGGTGCTAGGATATATGCTTAAAAAGTATACAAGAATAGATAATAACTTTATCCCATGGATTGTAGTCCTATCAGCTGCAGGACTTAGTCTTGTAATAATTGAGTTTTCTATAGCCGGTTTTATTGTAGGTGCTGTTATTGGATATATACAACTAGGATTATATGAGCAAACAAAAGCAACTATGGAAATTTATAAGAAGAGTAGCTATCCGAGGAGACATTGCGACTAG
- a CDS encoding PEP-utilizing enzyme: MLKEILDGRRAIPQKKERSSKGGSKILAKGIPVVPGKLTGIARKFCKPSDLDNFKHGDILIATMTTPDIFLVIDKIAAIVTEQGGEVCHAAIVAREMDIPTIVGCGKFLDKVKDGEKIIIDGETGEVKKVGSQV; the protein is encoded by the coding sequence TTGCTTAAAGAAATCCTAGACGGAAGAAGAGCGATACCACAAAAAAAGGAGAGGTCATCAAAAGGGGGGAGCAAAATTTTAGCTAAAGGAATCCCGGTAGTGCCTGGGAAACTAACAGGTATTGCAAGGAAATTTTGTAAACCCTCAGATCTAGATAATTTTAAGCATGGAGATATTCTTATAGCTACCATGACAACTCCGGATATATTTTTAGTAATCGACAAAATTGCTGCAATTGTCACCGAACAGGGGGGGGAAGTATGCCACGCAGCCATAGTAGCTCGGGAAATGGATATACCGACTATAGTTGGATGTGGTAAGTTTTTAGACAAAGTAAAAGACGGAGAAAAGATAATTATAGATGGGGAGACAGGAGAGGTTAAAAAGGTGGGGTCTCAAGTCTGA
- a CDS encoding helix-turn-helix transcriptional regulator, with protein MGKNIKLKLSRVEKDLSQQELAELVGVTRQTIGMIESGKYNPTLNLCISICKALDKTLDDLFWNE; from the coding sequence ATGGGCAAAAATATTAAACTTAAGCTTTCTAGAGTAGAAAAGGATCTATCCCAGCAAGAACTAGCTGAGTTAGTTGGTGTTACAAGGCAAACTATAGGCATGATTGAGTCGGGGAAATATAATCCTACTTTAAATTTGTGCATTTCCATATGCAAAGCTTTAGACAAGACATTAGATGACTTGTTTTGGAATGAATGA
- a CDS encoding DUF6773 family protein has protein sequence MKEFFKESNDERIELISKDVGRIGFYILLLTLVISNVIKAFVLELDRQYWLDTHIIILAVGGILLVLAMYSGLSYSITDLPKTERKKSKIKYSVLFALGTLYQALTTGGVRISDGAASIIGELIVVAVYFVVFYGILTFLFSKKEKKEKNS, from the coding sequence ATGAAAGAGTTTTTTAAAGAATCAAACGATGAAAGAATTGAGTTGATTAGTAAGGATGTAGGCAGAATAGGGTTTTACATTTTGCTTTTAACATTAGTTATTTCAAATGTAATAAAGGCCTTTGTGCTAGAGCTTGACAGACAATACTGGCTAGACACACATATAATAATATTAGCTGTGGGGGGGATACTTTTAGTACTTGCTATGTATTCAGGACTATCTTATTCAATAACAGATTTGCCAAAAACAGAAAGAAAAAAATCTAAGATTAAATATTCTGTTTTGTTTGCATTAGGTACGTTATATCAAGCTCTAACTACTGGAGGGGTTAGAATCAGCGATGGTGCTGCAAGTATTATAGGAGAGCTTATTGTAGTAGCTGTCTATTTTGTAGTTTTTTATGGTATACTAACCTTCTTGTTTAGTAAAAAAGAAAAGAAAGAAAAAAACAGCTAA
- a CDS encoding PCP reductase family protein: MKWSKEAEKRIQKATVFYRGFAKKKAEEMAASRGKKIVEVEDIEKAKKGKEMEILAK; this comes from the coding sequence ATGAAGTGGAGTAAAGAAGCTGAGAAGCGAATACAAAAGGCGACCGTTTTTTATAGGGGGTTTGCTAAAAAGAAGGCGGAGGAAATGGCTGCATCTAGGGGAAAGAAGATTGTAGAGGTTGAAGATATAGAAAAAGCTAAAAAGGGAAAAGAAATGGAGATATTAGCAAAATAG
- a CDS encoding CoA-disulfide reductase, whose amino-acid sequence MKLVVIGAVAAGLSAASKAKREKPELEIEVYTSEEHISYGACGLPYYIEEKIGSSEKLIARTKEEFKKQGIKVVTKSLVEQINPEEKTILVKDLDNDENKTVNFDSLLIATGASPIMPPLDGINLDNIFTVKNIPDADKIKKQIPNTKKVVIVGGGYIGLEMVEAFYAHGLDITVIEMAPQLMGNIDSDMAGVIAEHLKEKGVNVCSGEKVESFQGEKAVESVKTDKGTYHADMVIMAIGVSPNSQLAKNAGIKLGVKNSIKTNRKMETSVKDIYAAGDCTAAYHLLYEDDAYIPLGTTANKQGRLAGENIAGGNSHFQGIIGTGIMKVLDLEVGRTGLNTREAKQLEKDFYETVITIPNIAGYYPGHGKGKMKLIVEKGSGKVLGCQLVGPKGIAKRIDTVAACIHNENTIWDMAKLDLAYAPPFSPVWDPVLMAANVAINKFKK is encoded by the coding sequence ATGAAACTTGTTGTTATAGGTGCTGTGGCTGCAGGGTTATCAGCAGCTAGTAAAGCTAAGCGAGAAAAGCCTGAATTAGAAATTGAGGTGTACACATCAGAGGAGCATATATCTTATGGTGCTTGTGGTCTGCCTTATTATATAGAAGAGAAAATAGGCAGCTCAGAAAAATTAATAGCAAGGACAAAAGAAGAGTTTAAAAAGCAAGGGATAAAAGTTGTTACAAAAAGCTTAGTGGAGCAGATTAACCCAGAAGAAAAGACTATCCTCGTAAAAGATTTAGATAATGATGAAAATAAAACGGTAAACTTTGACAGTTTACTAATAGCTACCGGAGCTTCTCCTATAATGCCTCCACTAGATGGGATAAACCTAGACAATATATTTACAGTTAAAAATATCCCTGACGCCGATAAAATAAAGAAGCAAATCCCTAATACTAAAAAGGTGGTTATAGTTGGTGGAGGGTATATCGGCCTTGAGATGGTGGAAGCCTTTTACGCCCATGGTTTAGACATAACAGTTATTGAAATGGCTCCTCAGCTAATGGGCAACATCGACAGCGACATGGCAGGTGTTATTGCAGAGCACTTAAAAGAAAAAGGAGTTAATGTTTGTTCAGGGGAGAAAGTGGAGAGCTTTCAAGGTGAGAAAGCGGTAGAATCAGTTAAGACCGACAAAGGCACCTACCATGCTGATATGGTGATTATGGCCATAGGTGTCAGCCCTAACAGTCAGCTAGCTAAAAATGCTGGAATTAAACTAGGGGTTAAAAACTCCATAAAGACAAATAGAAAGATGGAAACCAGTGTTAAAGATATCTATGCCGCTGGGGACTGTACCGCCGCTTATCATCTACTATACGAAGATGATGCCTATATACCATTAGGGACAACTGCTAACAAACAGGGACGGTTAGCTGGGGAAAATATAGCTGGAGGAAATTCACACTTTCAGGGCATAATCGGTACAGGAATTATGAAGGTACTTGACTTAGAAGTAGGTAGAACCGGCCTTAACACAAGGGAGGCTAAGCAGTTAGAAAAAGACTTTTATGAAACTGTTATAACTATACCTAATATAGCCGGTTACTACCCTGGCCATGGAAAAGGTAAGATGAAATTGATAGTGGAAAAAGGCTCAGGAAAAGTTTTGGGGTGCCAACTTGTAGGACCGAAAGGCATCGCAAAAAGGATAGATACAGTAGCAGCTTGTATCCACAACGAAAACACCATCTGGGATATGGCAAAATTAGATCTAGCATATGCTCCACCTTTTAGCCCAGTTTGGGACCCAGTCCTTATGGCAGCAAATGTAGCTATAAATAAGTTTAAAAAATAG
- a CDS encoding PEP-utilizing enzyme: protein MFLVIDKIAAIVTEQGGRACHAAIVAREMEMPTIVGCGNILDKIADGEKIIIDGETGEVKK, encoded by the coding sequence ATATTTTTAGTAATCGACAAAATAGCTGCAATTGTCACCGAACAAGGAGGCAGGGCCTGCCACGCAGCCATCGTAGCTAGGGAAATGGAGATGCCCACAATAGTGGGATGTGGAAACATTTTAGACAAAATAGCAGATGGTGAGAAGATTATAATAGACGGAGAGACAGGCGAGGTAAAAAAGTAA
- a CDS encoding OFA family MFS transporter, with protein MNKFNRWYVVLGAILVQICIGSIYTWSLFNQPLMEVYGWQSNEVYLTYSIAIFVFALTTIFSGKLQDKIGPKKVATIGVLLYGGGLMLCSTVTSLFQLYVFYGLIAGAGVGFAYVCPLSTCLKWFPEKKGFITGVAVGSFGLGSLVFKSVIEYFIASSGVLTTFLYLGFICTVFGLIGSQFLINPQNNLDDKTSKYKDNNDFTVKQMLKTKSFYLLWIILLLGSLSGLLIIGLAKDIGTDLAGLDDFVAAGAVSMIAIFNAGGRIIWGAISDKAGRINIIKLLFLLTVVSLITMSFVELNYVLFFVCVASIAFSFGGIMAIFPAITSEYYGNENVGANYGLIFQAYGVGALVGPIIVSSVGEFQATFLIAAMLSLLGGVLTFIVPPPNCRMSKN; from the coding sequence TTGAATAAATTTAACCGATGGTACGTTGTTTTAGGTGCGATTTTGGTGCAAATTTGCATAGGAAGTATATATACATGGAGCTTGTTTAACCAACCACTGATGGAGGTTTACGGGTGGCAAAGTAATGAAGTATATCTTACATATTCCATAGCCATTTTTGTTTTTGCCCTTACTACCATATTTTCCGGCAAGCTACAAGATAAAATTGGTCCAAAGAAGGTTGCCACTATCGGAGTTTTGTTATACGGTGGCGGGCTAATGCTTTGCTCTACGGTAACTTCACTATTTCAGTTGTATGTATTTTATGGACTTATAGCCGGTGCTGGAGTTGGATTTGCGTATGTCTGTCCACTATCTACATGTTTGAAGTGGTTTCCAGAAAAAAAGGGCTTTATAACAGGAGTGGCAGTTGGCTCATTTGGTCTAGGAAGCCTTGTCTTTAAGTCTGTAATTGAATATTTTATAGCAAGTAGCGGAGTTTTAACTACGTTTTTATACCTAGGTTTTATATGCACTGTTTTTGGACTTATAGGTTCTCAGTTTTTAATAAATCCTCAAAACAACCTAGATGACAAAACAAGTAAGTATAAGGATAACAACGACTTTACTGTTAAACAGATGCTAAAAACTAAATCCTTTTATTTACTATGGATCATACTTCTTTTAGGAAGCTTAAGTGGTCTTTTGATAATAGGACTTGCCAAGGATATTGGCACTGATCTAGCAGGTTTAGATGATTTTGTTGCCGCTGGCGCTGTTTCCATGATAGCGATTTTTAACGCTGGAGGTAGGATTATATGGGGTGCAATTTCAGATAAAGCAGGGAGAATTAATATTATTAAATTACTATTTTTATTGACCGTTGTATCGTTAATTACCATGAGTTTTGTGGAGCTTAATTATGTCCTATTCTTTGTTTGTGTAGCTAGTATAGCTTTTAGCTTTGGTGGTATCATGGCTATTTTCCCAGCTATAACAAGTGAGTACTACGGTAATGAAAATGTAGGTGCTAACTATGGACTGATATTTCAAGCCTATGGTGTAGGCGCTTTAGTGGGACCAATAATAGTTTCAAGCGTTGGGGAATTTCAAGCTACATTTCTTATAGCTGCAATGCTGTCATTATTAGGTGGTGTTTTGACATTTATAGTTCCTCCTCCTAATTGTAGAATGAGTAAAAATTAA